In Xenorhabdus griffiniae, the genomic window ACATGATCAGTTTTTCCATCACCCGACGGTTTATTTTTTTGGTATCAACACGTGCGCACAGGTCAAATAGCTCTTTGAAATGTCCTTCTTTCTGTCGGGCTTCGAGCATCGCTTCGATCGGTCCTTCACCTACACCTTTAATCGCACCAATGCCGTAAACAATTTCTCCATCATCATTGACATGGAAATGATACAAACCGCTGTTAATATCAGGAGGAAGAACTTTCAACCCCATACGCCAGCACTCGTCCACCAGCCCAACGACTTTTTCGGTGTTATCCATATCTGCTGTCATCACGGCAGCCATAAATTCTGCCGGATAGTGCGCTTTCAACCACAACGTTTGGTAAGAAACCAGTGCATAAGCTGCGGAGTGAGATTTGTTAAAGCCATAACCCGCGAATTTCTCCACCAAATCGAAGATTTTCATCGCGAGCGTACCATCAACGCCCTGTTTTACCGCTCCCTCTTCAAATACCGACCGCTGTTTAGCCATCTCCTCTGGTTTTTTCTTGCCCATTGCACGGCGCAACATATCTGCGCCGCCCAAGGTATAACCGGCCAAAACCTGTGCAATCTGCATCACCTGTTCCTGATACAGAATGATACCGTAAGTTGGTTCCAGTACAGGTTTTAAGGATTCGTGCTGCCATTCAACATCAGGATAGGATAGCTCTTCCCGACCATGTTTACGGTCGATAAAGTTATCTACCATGCCTGATTGCAACGGCCCGGGACGGAACAGTGCCACCAATGCGATCATGTCTTCAAAACAGTCAGGGCGCAGGCGTTTGATTAAGTCCTTCATTCCGCGCGATTCAAGCTGGAACACGGCCGTGGTTTCAGAACGTTGCAGCATATCGAAACTTTTCTGATCATCCAGCGGAATAGCTGCGATATCAATCGGCTCCAGCCCTTTCCTGGCACGACGAACATTCACCATCTCAAGTGCCCAGTTGATGATGGTCAGGGTTCTCAAGCCCAGGAAGTCAAACTTAACCAGGCCTGCGTATTCCACATCGTTTTTGTCAAACTGGGTAACCGGGTTTTGCCCTTCTGGATCACAGTAAATCGGCGCAAAATCAGTAATTTTAGTTGGTGCAATAACAACACCACCGGCATGTTTACCTGCGTTACGAGTGACACCTTCCAGTTTGCGCGCCATGTCTATCAGCGCTTTAACCTCTTCATCCGCTTCGTAAATTTCAGGTAGCTGTGGCTCGGCGGCAAACGCTTTTTCCAGCGTCATCCCCGGATCAGAAGGCACCAGTTTCGAGATTCGATCCACAAATCCATAAGGGTGTCCAAGTACACGCCCAACATCGCGGATAACCGCTTTCGCCGCCATCGTACCAAAAGTGATGATCTGCGATACCGCATCTCGTCCGTACATATCTGCGACGTGATCGATAACCTGATCGCGTTTTTCCATACAGAAATCGATGTCAAAATCTGGCATGGAAATACGTTCAGGGTTGAGGAAACGTTCAAACAGCAGATCGAATTCCAGCGGATCGAGGTCGGTAATTTTCAACGCATAAGCCACAAGGGAGCCGGCACCAGAACCTCGCCCTGGTCCAACGGGAACACCGTTGTCTTTCGACCACTGGATAAATTCCATTACGATCAGGAAGTAACCTGGGAATCCCATTTGGTTGATAACGTTCAGTTCAATAGCCAAACGTTCATCATATTCTGGCCGTTTTTGCGCCCTGACTTCCGGATCGGGGTAGAGAAATTCCAGACGCTCTTCCAACCCTTGCCTGGATTTTTCAATGAGGAAATCTTCAGTGCTCATTTCTCCCGTCGGAAATTGCGGCAGGAAATACTCACCAAGACGGATCGTGACATTACAGCGTTTAGCAATTTCTACGCTATTTTGTAGCGCTTCAGGAATGTCTGAGAAAAGCTCACACATCTCCTGTTCACTGCGTAGATATTGCTGAGGGCTGTAATTTTTAGGACGTTTCGGATCAGACAGCGTATACCCATCGTGGATAGCAACCCGAATCTCGTGGGCTTCAAAGTCTTCGCTTTCAAGAAAACAAACGTCATTGGTTGCCACAACAGGAAGATTTTTTTCTGACGCTAGTGCCACAGCCGCATGAAGATAGTTTTCTTCATCCTGACGTCCGGTACGGATCAACTCAAGGTAATAGCTGTCAGGAAAATGTTCCTGATAAAAATCGAGGCATTGCTCCGCCATCGCACGATTGCCACGCAGCAGGAATTTACCCACATCCCCCATGCGCCCACCCGATAGCAGAATCAACCCTGTTTTGTATTTCACCAGCCATTCCCGCTGGATAGTCGGGCCAATCGCGCCATAACCTTTTTGGTACGCTTGAGAGATCAGCAAAGTCAGATTTTTGTAACCTTCATTATCGCGGGCAAGGATCGTCAGGTGAGCATATTCATCTCCCAACAAATCACTTTCCACATAAAAATCTGCACCAATAATTGGCTTGATGCCGGCACCGTGGGCGCTGCCATAGAATTTCACCAATCCACATAAGTTGGTAAAATCCGTGATCGCAAAAGCTGGCATTCCCAATTTGGCGATTTTTTTCACCAATGGGCCGATCTTAGCCAAGCCATCAATCATTGAATAATCACTGTGAACACGTAAGTGTATAAAACGTGGTTCTGTCATAATCTGCCCAGATTTTATCTAAGACCTAGCGCTCGTTTAACAGGCGCAAAACTCTTACGATGATGCTCCGTAGCGCCCAAAGAAGCCAATTTTTCCAGATGCAGGGCGGTTGGATAACCTTTATGTTTTGCAAAACCGTAACCAGGGAACTGCTTATCCAGCGCTGCCATTTCCCTGTCACGTGTTACTTTGGCAAGAATAGAGGCGGCGCTAATTTCTGCAACCAAGCTATCGCCCTTCACGATGGCTTGAGCTGGCATGGCTAATGCCGGACAGCGATTGCCATCAATCAGAACATAATCCGGTATGAGTACCAACCCCTCAACGGCTCTTTGCATAGCCAGCATGGTGGCGTGGAGGATATTAAGCTGATCGATCTCTTCCGGCTCTGCGCGGCCAAGGCTCCAACATAAGGCCTTTTCTTTTATTTCCCAATACAGTGCTTCACGGCGTTTTTCCGTCAGTTTTTTCGAATCCATCAAGCCTGCAATGGGCTTAGCCGGATCAAGAATAACCGCCGCAGTTACTACAGCACCTACTAATGGGCCACGCCCAACTTCATCAACACCGGCAATCAAATTCGCCTGTGGATAAACAAAATCCATTATCTTCTCGCTAATTCCAGAACGGCTTGCGCAGCCTGTTCATCGGCATCACAGCGAATGCTTTCATGCAAATGCAAGAAGGTTTGTTTCAACGCTTCCACATCTGCACCACCTTGCACAAGAGGTAACAATGCCTCTGACAACGCGTGTGGTTCGCATTCATCCTGTAGTAATTCTTTGACTAATTGTTTGCCTGCCAACAAATTAGGCAAGGAAACATACGGCGTCTTCACTAGACGTTGTGCCAGCCAGAATGTAAAAGGTTTCATTCTATAGCCCACCACCATTGGGCATTTGGCTAGCATACATTCCAGTGCTGCCGTACCGGATGCAAGTAAAGTCGCGTCACTGGCAATCATGGCTTCACGCGCCTTACCATCCAATAAATGGAGCAACAAATCCGGTGCTATCTCATTTTTAATGCGCTGAAACTGCTCACGCCGTTTGGCATTAACTAAAGGAACCAATACATGCAAATCGGGAAATTTCTCCCGCAATAATTGCGCAGTTTTTAAGAAGTCAGCACTGAGCATCTCTACTTCAGCATGACGACTGCCAGGCAATATCGCCAAACAGTGCGCAGCCAATGGAATACCCAGAATTTCTCTGGCGGCGGCTTTATCAGGTTGCAAAGGCATCGCATCTGCCATTGTGTGCCCAATAAATCGACATGGAACGTTAAATCGATCGTAGAAGGCTTTTTCAAAAGGTAAAAACGCCAATACTAAATCCGTTGACCGACCAATTTTAAACACACGTTTCTGACGCCATGCCCATACCGATGGGCTAACGTAATGGATCGTTTTAATTCCCTGCTGTTTAAGCCTGCCTTCCAAAGTAAGGTTAAAGTCAGGCGCATCAATGCCAATAAACACATCAGGCCGCAACGCGGTAAAACGTGCGGTTAAGTCTTTACGTATTTTCAGCAACCGGGGTAAACGTCCCAGAACTTCAACGATCCCCATCACGGCCAGCTCTTCCATCTCATACCAGGCTTCACAACCTTCTGCCTGCATAAGAGGGCCAGCAACACCCACAAAGTGGGCGTGCGGAATTTTTGCTTTCAATGCACGAATCAGCCCTGCCCCAAGAATATCACCGGAAGTTTCTCCGGCGACCAAACCAATTATCAGTGGGCGCTGATTATCAACAGAAGAAAAGGTAGTCAAAGGAGTATCCTTCATCTACTTATTAACGAATGATGCCACGGCTGGATTTTGCGGAATGTTCCAGAAAATCACTGAATACTTTCACATGCGGATTGTTTTCCGCCTGAAGATCAATCTCTTGTCTGGCTTCTTCCAATGTTTTTCCGCTGCGATAAAGCGTCTTATAGGCATGACGAATTGCGTGCAGAGATTCTTTGTCAAACCCACGGCGTTTCAGACCTTCGATATTCAACCCGAAAGGAGTTGCATGGTTTCCCTGTGCAATGATGTAAGGAGGAATATCCTGAGCAACGCCGGAACAACCACCAACCATCACGTGGGAACCAATTTGACAGAATTGATGCACGGCCGTCATTCCACCAATAATGACGTAATCGCCCAGAATAACATGTCCGCCCAATGTCCCATTGTTCGCGATGATACAACGATCACCAATGATACAGTCATGGGCGATATGGGCGTTGATCATCAACAGATTGTCACTGCCAACTTTAGTCACGCCTCCACCCTGCACAGTGCCTCTGTGGATAGAAACACTTTCACGGATGCGGTTACGGTCACCAATTTCAACACGGGTTGGTTCACCCTGATATTTGAGATCCTGATTGACTTCACCGATAGAAGCAAACTGATAAATCTGGTTATCACGACCAATCTTAGTTATCCCATTAACCACAACATGGGATTTCAATTCAGTCCCTTCACCAATCTCAACTTGGGCACCGATATAACAAAATGGGCCAATGCGAACATTGGCACCAATAACAGCACCCTCTTCAATAATGGAAGAGGGATGGATAACAGCGGTTTGATCAATCATGGATTAAGCCTCACGACGGCGAGCACACATCATTTCAGCTTCGCAAGCCACTTCTCCATCGACTTTCGCTACGCCCCTGAAACGCGCAACACCGCGACGTTCTTTAATAAATTCTACTTCCATGACCATTTGATCACCTGGCAGAACCGGACGCTTGAAACGCGCGCCATCAATCGCTGCAAAGTAATACAATTCTCCCGGTTCCAGTGATCCCATACTTTTGAACGCCAGAATGCCGGTAGCCTGGGCCATTGCTTCAAGGATCAAAACACCAGGAAAAATCGGTTTACCAGGGAAATGTCCCTGAAAGAATGGTTCATTAAATGATACATTCTTGACTGCGCGCAGAAATTTACCTTCCTCAAAATCTAAGACACGATCTACCAACAAAAATGGGTAGCGGTGAGGCAGTAAATCTAAAATTTCTTCAATTTGCAGAGTATGATTATCACTCATCTAAATACTCTTCCTGTCATATAAGAATCATAATATTAACGACACGGCCTGCGTTAACTCCAAATTCAGAGTTATCAGGCAGGCCGCAAAAATCAAAAGCACAACCAAAAATGCTAATTAAAAACGTTTAATCAAAAATGTCTATCCAAAATGCGGGTATGATTACTCGTTTTCACCTTCCAGTTGGCGTTCAACTGACTTCAAGCGCTTATTCATCTCATTAATGTTCATGATTAAGGCGGCAGTCTTACGCCAAACTTTGTTCGGTTGTAACGGGAATCCTGACGAGTATACGCCAGGTTCTGTAATTGGACGTATCACCATGCTCATGCCCGTCACGGTCACTTTATCACAGATTTCCATGTGCCCATTGATGACACTGGCTCCACCAATCATACAGTAACGGCCAATTTTCAAACTACCCGCCATAATGACGCCACCCGCTACTGCGGTGTTGTCTCCAATCGTCACGTTGTGGGCAATCTGACATTGATTGTCTATGATAACACCATTACCGATGACAGTGTTATCCAATGCGCCACGATCAATTGTCGTGCAAGCGCCGATTTCAACGC contains:
- the dnaE gene encoding DNA polymerase III subunit alpha — protein: MTEPRFIHLRVHSDYSMIDGLAKIGPLVKKIAKLGMPAFAITDFTNLCGLVKFYGSAHGAGIKPIIGADFYVESDLLGDEYAHLTILARDNEGYKNLTLLISQAYQKGYGAIGPTIQREWLVKYKTGLILLSGGRMGDVGKFLLRGNRAMAEQCLDFYQEHFPDSYYLELIRTGRQDEENYLHAAVALASEKNLPVVATNDVCFLESEDFEAHEIRVAIHDGYTLSDPKRPKNYSPQQYLRSEQEMCELFSDIPEALQNSVEIAKRCNVTIRLGEYFLPQFPTGEMSTEDFLIEKSRQGLEERLEFLYPDPEVRAQKRPEYDERLAIELNVINQMGFPGYFLIVMEFIQWSKDNGVPVGPGRGSGAGSLVAYALKITDLDPLEFDLLFERFLNPERISMPDFDIDFCMEKRDQVIDHVADMYGRDAVSQIITFGTMAAKAVIRDVGRVLGHPYGFVDRISKLVPSDPGMTLEKAFAAEPQLPEIYEADEEVKALIDMARKLEGVTRNAGKHAGGVVIAPTKITDFAPIYCDPEGQNPVTQFDKNDVEYAGLVKFDFLGLRTLTIINWALEMVNVRRARKGLEPIDIAAIPLDDQKSFDMLQRSETTAVFQLESRGMKDLIKRLRPDCFEDMIALVALFRPGPLQSGMVDNFIDRKHGREELSYPDVEWQHESLKPVLEPTYGIILYQEQVMQIAQVLAGYTLGGADMLRRAMGKKKPEEMAKQRSVFEEGAVKQGVDGTLAMKIFDLVEKFAGYGFNKSHSAAYALVSYQTLWLKAHYPAEFMAAVMTADMDNTEKVVGLVDECWRMGLKVLPPDINSGLYHFHVNDDGEIVYGIGAIKGVGEGPIEAMLEARQKEGHFKELFDLCARVDTKKINRRVMEKLIMSGAFDRLGPHRAALMSSLEGALKAADQHAKAEATGQTDMFGVLAEEPEQVERSYASTPKWPDQVVLDGERETLGLYLTGHPITGYLKEIERYTNGLRLKDVNPTSRGQVTTVVGLVLVSKIVTTKRGNRIGISTLDDRSGRLEIMLFSDALERYQHLLEQDKILIATGQVSFDDFSGGLKMTVRELMDISEAREKFARGLAISLSDRQIDEQLLSRLRGVLEPHRSGTIPVHLYYQRVDARARLRFGATWRVTPTDTLLTDLRTLLGNEQVELEFD
- the rnhB gene encoding ribonuclease HII, translated to MMDFVYPQANLIAGVDEVGRGPLVGAVVTAAVILDPAKPIAGLMDSKKLTEKRREALYWEIKEKALCWSLGRAEPEEIDQLNILHATMLAMQRAVEGLVLIPDYVLIDGNRCPALAMPAQAIVKGDSLVAEISAASILAKVTRDREMAALDKQFPGYGFAKHKGYPTALHLEKLASLGATEHHRKSFAPVKRALGLR
- the lpxB gene encoding lipid-A-disaccharide synthase, which produces MKDTPLTTFSSVDNQRPLIIGLVAGETSGDILGAGLIRALKAKIPHAHFVGVAGPLMQAEGCEAWYEMEELAVMGIVEVLGRLPRLLKIRKDLTARFTALRPDVFIGIDAPDFNLTLEGRLKQQGIKTIHYVSPSVWAWRQKRVFKIGRSTDLVLAFLPFEKAFYDRFNVPCRFIGHTMADAMPLQPDKAAAREILGIPLAAHCLAILPGSRHAEVEMLSADFLKTAQLLREKFPDLHVLVPLVNAKRREQFQRIKNEIAPDLLLHLLDGKAREAMIASDATLLASGTAALECMLAKCPMVVGYRMKPFTFWLAQRLVKTPYVSLPNLLAGKQLVKELLQDECEPHALSEALLPLVQGGADVEALKQTFLHLHESIRCDADEQAAQAVLELARR
- the lpxA gene encoding acyl-ACP--UDP-N-acetylglucosamine O-acyltransferase, coding for MIDQTAVIHPSSIIEEGAVIGANVRIGPFCYIGAQVEIGEGTELKSHVVVNGITKIGRDNQIYQFASIGEVNQDLKYQGEPTRVEIGDRNRIRESVSIHRGTVQGGGVTKVGSDNLLMINAHIAHDCIIGDRCIIANNGTLGGHVILGDYVIIGGMTAVHQFCQIGSHVMVGGCSGVAQDIPPYIIAQGNHATPFGLNIEGLKRRGFDKESLHAIRHAYKTLYRSGKTLEEARQEIDLQAENNPHVKVFSDFLEHSAKSSRGIIR
- the fabZ gene encoding 3-hydroxyacyl-ACP dehydratase FabZ, with the protein product MSDNHTLQIEEILDLLPHRYPFLLVDRVLDFEEGKFLRAVKNVSFNEPFFQGHFPGKPIFPGVLILEAMAQATGILAFKSMGSLEPGELYYFAAIDGARFKRPVLPGDQMVMEVEFIKERRGVARFRGVAKVDGEVACEAEMMCARRREA